TTGTGGCTTTTGTTTTCGTCCCGTCCTCAAACCATCTTTTGGGCTCGTGACTGGCTTCTCTTTGGCCGACTTCATTTAAAATGGCAATTGCCAAAAGCGAAGGAGCAATGGAAAGCAAATAAAAGTGGGGGAGAACGTGAAAAGTTGGCCAGTCCCGCTCAATCATGCACGGATTGTTAAAGTTTGTCCCGTCTTTTCGACCATGCGTATCTCATTGTGCTTTAATAACCCAGATTTGGCACGTTTTGTTCTGTATAACATGGCCTCCGTGGTTTGGCTGGATTGATACGATAGCAGGGCGATTAGCTTTAGGACGTTTCGGTAGCTTTTCCTCGAAAGCTAATCACGAGAAGATCAGTTTTAACTTAGCTTCAGGGCTTGTACATATGAGCCCGTGCTTTTAGGCCCATCAGGGTTCCTTGAAAACCAGGTCCAGTTCCTCTTGGGAAACCAACTTGAATGGAGGGCATTTCAGTAAAATTGACAACTCAGTTTTTATAGATTTTCTACCATGAGATCGACACCAGCCTCCCCGTTGGCCTCGTGGTTGGGTCTAACATCAAAGTTGATCTCGAGGTCGGGGGTTCAGGGCATGGTatgggagagagaagaagagagagaaaaagatgagGTATTCTAAAAtacctcttttgttttttcattcctctcttttCTATGTCACGaggaaatattttgttttttcattcctctcttttCTATGTCACGAGGAAATATTTGatgcatatgttatatgaaTTGCATGCTCGGTTAGAGGAAGCGAGATTCCTTTTTAAGATGATTTTTTGGTCTTTATATATGAAaacttgaatttgaaattgttttttcattcctctcttttCTATGTCACGAGGAAATATTTGATACATATGTTATATGAATTGCATGCTCGGTTAGAGGAAGCGAGATTCCTTTTTAAGATGATTTTTTGGTCTTTATATATGAAAACTTGAATTTGAAAGCCGATTGCCATATCGGATAAACATACTTTTATATTTTGGTTCCTCTCTTTTCTACATCATTATGTATATTTGATACATGTGTTATATGAAATTTGCAAGCTCGGCCTTTTATTTTCTACGTTATTACATGTTGATACATATGTTATATGAAGCTTGCAATATCGGTTAGAGGAAGCGAGATTCCTTTTTAAGATGATTTTTTGGTCTTTATACATGGAAACTTGAATTTGAAAGCCGATTGCCATATTGAATAAACATACTTTTACATTATAGGTACTTTTACAATTGGTTGGTTTGAAGCAAAACGAATGCTTGACAAAGATACCATTGTTACATTGTACTGTAAGTACCAAAAAGATCATCTATAGCAACATAATCTTAGATACATTATATTGGAGGTTGAAACCTAGTGAATGAGATTAGATATAGAAAAAAGAGCTTCTTGATGTCCATATCATGTGCGATAAAGAGTCAGGAAGCTCACAGTTCGAAGCAATAAACATAATAAAACTACGAGATACGATAAAGGGAAGAATTATAAGACGGAGGAATTATCGGTTGGCGTTATAGAATACATGGACGAGTCCCCGACAAAAAGGCCTAGAACCAAATACAGCCGTAGGAACTTCAAGCCGATGTGCTTGAGGCCCATCGCCAGATTTTCTCGCAGAAGATAGATCTTCAAGTCCAAATCCAACTTCATCCAAATGGTCGATACCATTTACGTTACAATGCAAACCGTCCAGTATATAGTTTGTCGGACTTGTGAAGCCAAACTCTTCTGTGGCCCCGCGTTAGGTCGTAAAACCTTAAAATCGCGAGGGTCACATAATCTTAAAAAAGCTACATTGCAACTTGTACATAAATCTTTGCATTCGAATGGAATTACATGTCACGCCCCTTATCTCCCTCCTTCCTGCCCCTGCAGACCTTCGCTTCGATGGTGCGTCCAGGGTGAAGAAGCGAATTCCATTGCCCTCGCGCAAAAAGGCCGGAGTTGAACGACCATGGCTCGTTTGTTTCAGTCGTGGTGTGCAGGATAGCTAACCCCAGATGCCAAAGCTCTATGTTGCTCTATCTGCAATTTTTCGTAATGAAAATGCATGCGATGAGTGACATTAGTTATTAGCCAATGCAACATTTGAGTTTGATGTGTTTGCGGTAGtatagaaaagcaaagtaagagCTTGTGCATACCTGGAAAAGTTCGTGGAGTTTGTTGTTGAGGTAGCAATATTCTTGTTCAAGCAACTCCAAGGCTCTCAAACacctaaaaggaaatataaaggTCACTTCGGTCTAAgcaaaataaagaaggaaaaagtaaaaggtttGGGAAGCCAGCATTGTTTCGCTTCTCCGGCGAGTAAGTGCAACAGTGAAAACGGACGCGAAAACAATGAAGTACCCGGCATGGTTGCTCTGCCCGGAAGCGCTGCGGAAGGCGATGCAGACGTTCCGGACGCGCTTGGCACAGATGCTGGAGCTGCCTCCCATCATCTGTTTCAAGTGTATCTCCATCTTCCTGTAGTCCGACAGCTCTCTGTCCATCCTGTCTCCAACGCATCCCATCATGATCAACGAACAAAGAAGCAAACTCAAGGGAGAGAAACAGGATTAGCCAAAATTTGCACGACCAGCCATTTGTCGAACTGTATAGGTTGAGTGAAAGTAAATTTCTGGATCAACAGGTGAAAGAGGACATACACACACGGCGGTCCCATTATTATAGGAGAGAAATATATGCAATAGAGATAGGATGTGAAGTTTATCTTGCAGAGAGTGGTGATCCTCCACAAGTTCGAGTGAACAGAGTTGGTCGAGTATGTGACGTTTTCTAGATACCCAAAtgcaagaaaaggtaaaaaaataaaaaataaaaatctcgaAGGAGAAGTTAATTACAGGAGCAATCGGAGGTTGCGGAGGAGCTTCTCGGACTCGTGGAAGTAGATGGTCATGACCACCGACACGAAGTTTGAGGAGTTCTCGTCATGGAGCTGTTGCAGCTGCAAGAACTGCTCATCCAGCACTCCATGCCAACACTATCCATATGAGTTGCGTATGCATATCTCATCGAGCAGCTTCAATATTGCAGATTTgccatgttttttctttttccttttttttttttttttggttgttgctGTAGAGATTGGCCTCGGCGATTTGATTGGATTGATATAATAGCAGCGCGACTAGCTTTAGGACGTTTCGGTAGCTTTTCCTCAAAAGCTATCACGAAAAGATCTGTTTACTTGGCTTTTAGGGCTTTGCATATACGAGTCCGCGCTTTAGGCCCATTAGAGTTTCCCGCAAACCAGCCGCAGATCTCCTTGGAAAACCACACctttatataaattttctacCATGACGGTAACACCAGCCTCCCTATTGGCCTTGTGGTTGGGACTTGACATAGAATCAATCCCAAGGTCACGGGTTCGAGGAATGgtatgagagagaggagaagagagagaagaagatgaggtaTTCTAAAATAcctcttttttgttcctctctttTCTACACCGTTACTTGTATTGGACAAACGACTTTTATATCGTAgctaattattttcggaataggTCATTTTGCTAGTGTTTTTAGAATTGCATCATTATGAAGCAAAACAAATGCTTGACAAAATACCATTCCTGCAATTGTAAgcttactatatatatatatatatatatatatattgtattttgAGTATCAAGACTATCTACTGCAAGATGTTCTTACATATATTATAATGGATGTCCAAACCCCATATAGTAATggggaggagaagagagaaaagaagacgGGGAATTTTAGAATACGTCGttttttggtagtttttttgttcctctctttTCTACGCCGTTACACCGTGATATGTATTGGACAAAAAACTTTTACATTGTAATTAACTAAGTGTTTTCAAAATTGGCCGTTTTGCTAGTGTTTTTAGaattggtcaatatgaagcaaaacAAATGCTCGACAAAATACCATTCTTGCAATTGTAAGCTTAGTATATATTGTACTTTAAGTATCAAGACTATCTACTGCAAGATGTTCTTGGGTACATTTTAATGGATGTCCAAACCCCATATAGTGgcggaggagaagagagagaagaagatggggAATTCTAGAataccttctctctcttttttcctctcttttctacACCGTTACATAGTGACATGGATTGGACAAACAAATTTTTCATTGCAGTTGACTAAGTGTTTTTGAAATTGGTCGTTTTGCTA
The window above is part of the Eucalyptus grandis isolate ANBG69807.140 chromosome 6, ASM1654582v1, whole genome shotgun sequence genome. Proteins encoded here:
- the LOC104452213 gene encoding pseudo histidine-containing phosphotransfer protein 6-like is translated as MVENLYKGVVFQGDLRLCWHGVLDEQFLQLQQLHDENSSNFVSVVMTIYFHESEKLLRNLRLLLMDRELSDYRKMEIHLKQMMGGSSSICAKRVRNVCIAFRSASGQSNHAGCLRALELLEQEYCYLNNKLHELFQIEQHRALASGVSYPAHHD